One Spirochaeta africana DSM 8902 genomic window carries:
- a CDS encoding cation:proton antiporter — MTHRMTYLVIGLAVILFAAYWAGNLARRYRLPGVLGEIGAGILLGPYLLGSLPLPGMPHGLFPLQIGDVPVSPELYGLATIASIILLFLSGIETDIKLFLRYAVKGSIVGLGGILAAFSSGWLLAVWWLNGSLQAGLLDPRALFLGLLCVPTSVGITARVLSEHRRLDSPEGVTILSAAVIDDVLGIILLAVIVGAAGVLQNPAAGEIDWSEISLIAVRAFAMWIGFTAVGLLGSRQISRALKAVRNPTQIAVLALGLALLLSGIFEAAGLAMIIGAYVMGLALSNTDINYVLQEQIEPLHRFFVPIFFTVMGMLVDLRVFLSPAVLGFGAAFAAVGFVGKLVGSGLPARALRFTTVGSLRVGLGMVPRGEVVLIIAGIGISSGILTPDLFGVGVMMTLFSTVAAPPLLGRSLAHPDPGTTVSDHGMDSIETNFDFGSREITEFLTSEILKAVRNEGFFIHAGEIKDHLYQIRKDNVFISMRTGERSLHFTCQREDITFVKNVVFESVVNLQHTVTRLRNFSTPAELQTNLVEDTNRNVVNWYRYLDVGAISLQLRSRNKEDILTELLDLLESVQPLPDRSAVERAIHEREQIMSTGMQHGIAIPHARTAGIGELRVAVGLAPQGIEFGSLDGEPSRIFFLVVSPESNPGPHLQILAGISAALNSAEARDALLQSSSRTDLIQTMVRCASMRTGGTT, encoded by the coding sequence ATGACACATCGCATGACCTATCTGGTAATTGGCCTGGCGGTAATCCTGTTCGCCGCCTACTGGGCAGGAAACCTGGCACGACGCTACCGTCTGCCCGGGGTGCTGGGCGAGATCGGCGCCGGGATTCTGCTCGGCCCCTATCTGCTGGGCTCGCTGCCGCTGCCGGGGATGCCGCACGGGCTGTTTCCGCTGCAGATTGGTGATGTGCCGGTGAGTCCGGAGCTGTACGGACTGGCAACCATCGCCTCTATCATCCTGTTGTTTCTCAGTGGTATCGAAACCGACATCAAACTGTTTCTGCGCTACGCGGTAAAGGGCAGCATTGTCGGGCTGGGCGGGATTCTGGCAGCCTTCTCCAGCGGCTGGCTGCTGGCGGTATGGTGGCTGAACGGTTCGCTGCAGGCCGGGCTGCTGGATCCCAGGGCCCTGTTCCTGGGGCTGCTGTGCGTTCCCACCTCAGTGGGGATCACCGCCCGGGTTCTGTCCGAACACCGCCGGCTGGACTCTCCCGAGGGGGTAACCATCCTGTCGGCCGCGGTTATCGACGATGTGCTGGGAATCATTCTTCTGGCGGTAATTGTGGGTGCTGCCGGTGTCCTGCAGAACCCGGCAGCCGGGGAAATCGACTGGTCAGAGATCTCCCTTATTGCCGTGCGCGCATTCGCCATGTGGATCGGGTTTACTGCGGTCGGGCTGCTGGGCTCACGGCAGATCAGTCGCGCCCTGAAAGCGGTCCGCAACCCTACCCAGATCGCGGTTCTGGCACTGGGCCTGGCGCTGCTGCTTTCCGGGATCTTTGAGGCTGCCGGCCTGGCGATGATAATCGGGGCCTATGTTATGGGGCTGGCGCTTTCCAACACCGACATCAACTACGTCCTGCAGGAGCAGATCGAGCCCCTGCACCGTTTTTTTGTACCGATCTTCTTTACGGTGATGGGGATGCTGGTCGATCTCCGTGTATTCCTGTCGCCGGCAGTGCTGGGGTTCGGCGCGGCATTTGCCGCTGTCGGGTTTGTCGGCAAACTGGTCGGCAGCGGGTTGCCGGCCCGCGCCTTGCGCTTTACCACCGTTGGCAGCCTGCGGGTCGGGTTGGGGATGGTGCCGCGCGGCGAGGTAGTGCTGATCATTGCCGGGATCGGTATCAGCAGCGGGATTCTTACCCCTGATCTGTTCGGTGTCGGGGTAATGATGACCCTGTTCTCGACCGTGGCAGCTCCGCCACTGCTGGGCAGAAGCCTGGCACACCCGGACCCCGGGACCACCGTCAGCGATCACGGCATGGACTCGATCGAAACCAATTTCGACTTCGGATCGCGAGAGATCACCGAGTTTCTGACCAGTGAGATTCTCAAGGCAGTTCGCAACGAGGGGTTTTTTATCCATGCCGGGGAGATAAAGGACCACCTCTACCAGATCCGTAAGGATAATGTTTTTATATCGATGCGTACCGGAGAGCGCAGCCTGCACTTTACCTGTCAGCGCGAGGACATCACCTTTGTAAAGAATGTGGTGTTTGAGTCGGTGGTTAATCTGCAGCACACCGTTACCCGGCTGCGCAATTTCAGCACCCCGGCCGAGCTGCAAACCAACCTGGTCGAGGATACCAACCGCAATGTGGTGAACTGGTACCGGTATCTGGATGTCGGGGCAATCAGCCTGCAGCTGCGATCCCGCAACAAGGAGGATATCCTGACCGAACTGCTGGATCTGCTGGAGTCGGTGCAGCCCCTGCCCGACCGCTCTGCGGTAGAGCGGGCGATCCACGAGCGGGAGCAGATCATGAGTACCGGGATGCAGCACGGTATTGCGATTCCCCACGCCCGGACTGCCGGCATAGGAGAGCTGCGGGTTGCCGTCGGGCTTGCCCCGCAGGGTATCGAGTTCGGGTCTCTTGATGGCGAACCGAGCCGGATCTTTTTTCTGGTAGTCAGCCCCGAGAGCAATCCGGGACCACACCTGCAGATCCTGGCCGGTATTTCGGCTGCGCTGAACAGCGCCGAGGCACGCGATGCCCTGCTGCAGTCCAGCAGCCGCACCGACCTGATTCAGACAATGGTACGCTGCGCCAGTATGCGCACGGGAGGTACAACATGA
- the coaBC gene encoding bifunctional phosphopantothenoylcysteine decarboxylase/phosphopantothenate--cysteine ligase CoaBC, giving the protein MFETHPSQDILETIGTQLSGKKIALGICGSVAAVRCVDIARLLMRHGAQVIPVMTRAACDLISPELMEWATGHPSVVRLTGAIEHVALAGNVPEPCDLVLIAPATANTIGKIAAGIDDTTVTTLVTTALGQGIPTLIVPAMHEPMYRHPIVRRNIQQLNEAGVPVFVPPVSEGKAKIPSPETVVAMVRTLLAFGGRQPLRGQRVVITAGRTVEYLDPIRVISNNSSGRMGTALAAAAAALGAEVTLILGKASVQPPETVAVQHCSTAAEMQEAVHAVCAANPVHLLIAAAAVGDWQAAEPAVAKVSTRSKQPYRVELKPTPKIIDGIKAAFPQTRLVAFRAQSGLTAQELYDDAFSRLQKAGAEMIVANDVSQPGVGFETTTNAVTVIHASGEKRDLPLDDKPGIAIGILQEICAVS; this is encoded by the coding sequence ATGTTCGAGACTCACCCCTCGCAGGACATCCTGGAAACCATTGGCACCCAGCTCTCCGGCAAAAAGATCGCCCTGGGCATCTGCGGCAGCGTTGCTGCTGTCCGCTGCGTCGACATTGCCCGCCTGTTGATGCGTCACGGGGCACAGGTAATCCCGGTGATGACCCGGGCCGCCTGCGATCTTATCTCTCCGGAACTGATGGAGTGGGCCACCGGGCACCCTTCGGTTGTCCGCCTTACCGGGGCCATCGAGCATGTCGCCCTGGCCGGCAATGTCCCCGAACCCTGTGATCTGGTACTGATTGCCCCGGCCACCGCCAACACCATTGGCAAGATCGCCGCCGGCATCGACGACACCACCGTCACCACCCTGGTTACCACCGCACTGGGGCAGGGGATCCCCACCCTTATTGTGCCGGCCATGCACGAACCGATGTACCGTCACCCGATTGTACGGCGCAACATCCAGCAGCTGAACGAGGCCGGAGTGCCGGTGTTCGTTCCCCCGGTCAGCGAGGGCAAGGCCAAGATCCCCAGCCCCGAAACCGTCGTGGCTATGGTGCGCACCCTGCTGGCCTTTGGCGGCCGCCAGCCCCTGCGCGGACAACGGGTGGTGATCACCGCCGGGCGTACAGTGGAGTATCTGGATCCGATCCGGGTCATCTCCAACAACAGCTCCGGGCGGATGGGCACTGCCCTGGCAGCCGCCGCTGCCGCCCTGGGTGCCGAGGTTACCCTGATCCTGGGCAAGGCATCGGTGCAGCCCCCCGAAACCGTTGCCGTTCAGCACTGCAGCACCGCCGCCGAGATGCAGGAAGCGGTGCATGCAGTGTGCGCTGCCAACCCGGTGCATCTGCTGATCGCCGCTGCCGCGGTGGGCGACTGGCAGGCCGCCGAGCCCGCCGTCGCCAAGGTCTCCACCCGCAGCAAGCAGCCCTACCGGGTGGAGCTGAAGCCCACCCCCAAGATCATCGACGGCATCAAGGCCGCATTCCCGCAGACCCGTCTGGTCGCCTTCCGCGCCCAGTCCGGCCTCACCGCCCAGGAGTTATACGACGACGCCTTCTCCCGCCTGCAGAAAGCCGGTGCTGAAATGATTGTGGCCAACGATGTCTCCCAGCCGGGTGTCGGATTCGAAACCACGACCAACGCCGTTACAGTTATCCATGCCTCAGGAGAAAAACGCGACCTGCCTCTGGACGATAAACCGGGCATCGCTATCGGCATACTCCAGGAGATCTGCGCCGTATCCTGA
- a CDS encoding nucleotidyltransferase family protein, producing MIKEGLPEDYLQDLNTAVSFLNAEGCHEIYLFGSLSTGNFNQGSDIDLAVRGVDPKRYFSIYGQLLLQLKHPLDLVDLDIQPAFGKKLLESGQLQRIY from the coding sequence ATGATCAAGGAAGGCTTGCCAGAGGATTATCTCCAGGACTTGAACACGGCTGTGAGCTTTCTCAATGCTGAAGGTTGTCACGAGATCTACCTGTTCGGTTCGCTGTCAACTGGTAATTTCAATCAGGGCTCTGATATTGATCTTGCGGTACGAGGTGTAGACCCTAAGCGGTATTTCTCTATATATGGTCAGCTTCTGCTTCAGCTCAAACATCCTCTGGATCTTGTTGATCTGGATATTCAACCTGCATTTGGAAAGAAGCTCCTGGAATCAGGGCAGTTGCAACGGATATATTGA
- a CDS encoding YggS family pyridoxal phosphate-dependent enzyme, translating to MSLNQSHIAEALTRVSREVAEAAAAADRPAEAVRILLATKTVPPDRIGEAIAAGAGLIGENRIQEALSKQSELTPFIQDAPHPVEQHFIGHLQSNKIKDMLGFAAMLHSLDRPSLARKLQSALERLAADRPSGAPSAGQPPLPFPVLVQVNTSEEDSKFGCHPEDAAALVDLVESLPLLDLQGFMTIGLFSDDEEAVRRGFRHLREIRDTAEQRLGRRLPELSMGMSGDFELAIAEGATIVRLGSSVFGRRQPT from the coding sequence ATGAGTCTCAACCAGTCACATATCGCAGAGGCACTGACCCGGGTATCCCGGGAGGTAGCCGAGGCTGCCGCTGCAGCGGATCGTCCAGCAGAAGCGGTACGCATCCTGCTGGCAACCAAAACAGTCCCCCCCGACAGGATTGGTGAAGCAATCGCGGCCGGCGCTGGCCTGATTGGTGAAAACCGGATTCAGGAGGCCCTGTCCAAGCAGTCCGAACTGACCCCGTTTATCCAGGATGCACCCCATCCGGTAGAGCAGCACTTTATCGGCCATCTGCAGTCCAACAAGATCAAGGATATGCTTGGGTTTGCCGCGATGCTGCATTCACTCGACAGGCCCAGTCTGGCCCGCAAGCTCCAGTCCGCACTGGAACGCCTTGCCGCTGACCGCCCGTCCGGGGCACCCTCTGCCGGACAGCCACCGCTGCCGTTCCCGGTTCTTGTTCAGGTGAACACCAGCGAAGAGGACAGCAAATTTGGCTGTCATCCGGAGGATGCCGCAGCGCTGGTCGATCTGGTCGAATCTCTGCCGCTGCTTGATCTGCAGGGGTTTATGACCATTGGCCTGTTCAGTGATGATGAAGAGGCAGTGCGCCGCGGGTTTCGCCATCTGCGGGAGATCCGAGATACCGCTGAACAACGCCTGGGCCGTCGACTGCCGGAGCTTTCGATGGGTATGTCGGGTGATTTCGAGTTGGCCATTGCCGAGGGTGCTACTATTGTGCGACTTGGGTCCTCGGTTTTCGGGCGTCGACAGCCGACCTGA
- a CDS encoding IS256 family transposase codes for MGKIIEINEQEVKDHLGNFVRETVEETLNAMLEAEAEQLCNAQKHERSSERTGYRAGHYDRKLLTKAGEVNLQVPKLKKVTFETAIIERYKRREISVEEAMVEMYLAGVSVRRVEDITEALWGAKVSPGTISNLNKKIYEEIEKWRNLPLKQRYTYVYLDGIWMKRSWAGEVRNVSVLVAIGVNQDGFREIIGVAEGTKEDKDSWQRFLRYLKGRGLETVEMFISDKSLGLVEAIPEFFPDSRWQRCVVHFYRNVFSFVPQGKVKAVATMLKAIHAQENLEEAVRKKDQIAKKLIEMKLSKAAEIVREGALETFSYYYFPVEHWKRIRTNNGLERIMREIRRRTRVIGSFPDGESALMLVAARLRHISNSTWSERKYLNMDLMIEYDHDHQAS; via the coding sequence ATGGGTAAGATTATCGAGATAAACGAGCAGGAAGTCAAAGACCATTTGGGTAATTTTGTCAGGGAGACGGTGGAGGAAACCTTGAACGCTATGCTGGAGGCAGAAGCAGAACAGCTGTGTAATGCGCAAAAACATGAGCGCAGCTCTGAGCGAACGGGGTATCGTGCCGGACATTATGATAGGAAACTGCTAACGAAAGCAGGCGAAGTGAATCTGCAGGTTCCCAAGCTGAAGAAGGTGACGTTTGAAACTGCCATTATTGAACGGTATAAGCGACGCGAGATCTCTGTTGAGGAGGCAATGGTAGAGATGTACTTGGCTGGCGTTTCTGTCAGACGTGTCGAGGATATCACCGAAGCCCTTTGGGGTGCCAAGGTCTCACCAGGAACTATCAGCAACCTCAATAAGAAAATCTACGAAGAAATTGAAAAATGGCGCAACCTGCCGTTGAAGCAGCGCTACACCTATGTCTACCTTGATGGCATCTGGATGAAACGATCCTGGGCTGGTGAAGTACGCAATGTATCCGTTCTGGTAGCCATAGGCGTTAATCAGGATGGTTTCAGGGAGATAATCGGGGTTGCCGAAGGCACCAAGGAAGACAAAGACAGCTGGCAGCGATTTCTCCGCTATTTGAAAGGCCGGGGACTGGAAACAGTGGAGATGTTTATCTCTGACAAGTCTCTGGGATTGGTAGAAGCGATACCAGAGTTTTTTCCTGATTCCCGGTGGCAGCGGTGCGTAGTGCATTTTTACCGCAATGTATTCAGCTTTGTTCCGCAGGGAAAAGTCAAAGCTGTTGCAACCATGTTGAAGGCCATTCATGCCCAGGAAAACCTGGAAGAGGCAGTCCGAAAGAAAGACCAGATTGCGAAGAAACTGATTGAAATGAAATTGTCCAAAGCAGCGGAGATCGTTCGAGAAGGTGCATTAGAAACCTTCTCGTATTATTATTTCCCGGTCGAACACTGGAAACGGATCAGGACCAATAACGGGCTTGAAAGAATCATGCGAGAAATCAGAAGGAGGACACGTGTAATCGGTTCGTTCCCTGATGGTGAGTCAGCACTGATGCTGGTTGCAGCACGACTGCGCCACATCTCGAACTCAACATGGAGTGAACGGAAATATCTGAATATGGATCTGATGATCGAGTACGATCACGATCATCAGGCATCATAA